The Candidatus Cloacimonadota bacterium genome includes a window with the following:
- a CDS encoding cyclodeaminase/cyclohydrolase family protein produces the protein VYLYENAATKPEWKNLANVRSGEYEALPQKANDPAWKPDFGPHVFNAKSGATAISAREFLIAYNINLNTRDKKKAHEIALTIRESGKAARSKDGKMLKDENGNKIMEPGLFTHCKAVGWYIDGYNRAQISINLTNYKVTPPHKVLDKVRELAGEMGIQVTGSELVGLIPKAALLESGKYYLSKMNESTGIPEKMIMETAIQSMGLAELAPFDLNRKVIEYAIQDSNRLSAMTVEGFCDLLSTDAPAPGGGSVAALCASMSGALSAMVSNLTIDKKGYEKVQNMALEYAPLGQSIKERAMHCIDVDTNAFYAMMDAMRLPKKTDEEIAYRDQQIEKCTQGAIIAPLESLRISLEAIQLADKVCQIGNVNALSDAGVAALVGLAAAKAAYFNIRINISGITDENFRKSTLAEAEELLDKCRTLSEKVEKDVSARL, from the coding sequence CGTTTATCTCTACGAAAACGCGGCCACAAAACCTGAATGGAAGAACCTGGCCAATGTGCGCTCTGGTGAATATGAAGCCTTGCCGCAGAAAGCCAACGATCCAGCCTGGAAACCGGATTTTGGCCCCCATGTATTCAACGCTAAAAGCGGAGCTACAGCCATTTCCGCCAGGGAGTTCCTGATTGCCTACAATATCAATCTGAATACCAGAGACAAAAAGAAAGCCCACGAAATAGCCCTTACCATCCGCGAAAGCGGCAAAGCAGCACGGAGCAAAGACGGCAAGATGCTGAAAGACGAGAATGGTAACAAAATTATGGAGCCCGGTCTCTTTACGCATTGTAAAGCAGTGGGTTGGTACATCGATGGCTACAATCGCGCTCAGATCAGCATAAACCTTACCAACTACAAGGTTACGCCTCCTCATAAAGTATTGGATAAAGTGCGTGAACTGGCTGGTGAGATGGGAATTCAGGTAACCGGAAGTGAACTGGTGGGCCTTATCCCCAAAGCAGCACTCTTGGAAAGCGGAAAATACTACCTCTCCAAGATGAACGAATCCACCGGAATTCCCGAAAAGATGATCATGGAAACCGCCATCCAATCTATGGGTTTGGCTGAATTAGCGCCATTTGATCTGAATAGAAAAGTGATTGAGTATGCGATTCAGGATAGCAATCGCCTAAGCGCAATGACGGTGGAAGGCTTTTGCGACCTGCTTTCTACAGACGCTCCCGCTCCCGGTGGCGGATCAGTTGCCGCACTATGCGCATCAATGAGCGGTGCACTCTCTGCAATGGTCTCAAACCTCACCATAGATAAAAAGGGTTATGAGAAAGTGCAAAACATGGCCCTGGAATATGCCCCCTTGGGTCAGAGCATCAAAGAACGCGCCATGCACTGTATAGATGTGGATACCAATGCCTTCTATGCCATGATGGATGCTATGCGCCTGCCCAAAAAGACGGATGAAGAGATTGCCTATCGGGATCAACAGATCGAGAAATGCACTCAAGGTGCCATCATCGCTCCCCTGGAAAGTCTGAGGATTTCTCTGGAAGCAATTCAGTTGGCAGATAAAGTATGCCAGATCGGAAACGTGAACGCACTCTCCGATGCTGGCGTAGCAGCTTTAGTTGGTCTTGCTGCAGCCAAAGCCGCATACTTCAATATCCGTATCAATATCTCCGGCATCACGGACGAAAACTTCCGCAAAAGCACTCTTGCAGAAGCGGAAGAACTCCTGGACAAGTGCCGCACATTAAGTGAGAAAGTTGAAAAGGACGTAAGCGCCAGATTGTAG
- a CDS encoding GNAT family N-acetyltransferase gives MIIRKVKEEDLAAIARCHIQSWRETYPGIMPKEKLDALNIPASMRNWQYTLDQRQVFLVATVSGTVCGFASGGENRSNPDSETGIGDTCSAELGALYLLKKHQGLGIGRALFDGFCKEVLDRGHHSMVVWVAEKNISCGFYAHMGGEQVDRKILKVIITDVPVIAYRYSYELLQQHAANAQLSLD, from the coding sequence ATGATCATCAGAAAGGTAAAAGAAGAAGACCTCGCCGCTATCGCCAGATGCCACATCCAGAGCTGGCGAGAGACATATCCCGGCATCATGCCCAAAGAAAAGCTCGATGCTCTAAATATCCCTGCAAGCATGCGTAATTGGCAATATACCCTGGATCAGAGACAGGTATTCCTGGTAGCTACAGTATCCGGCACAGTGTGCGGGTTTGCATCAGGGGGTGAAAACCGTAGTAATCCGGATAGCGAAACTGGCATTGGGGATACTTGCAGTGCAGAATTGGGTGCCTTGTATCTATTAAAAAAGCACCAGGGATTGGGGATCGGAAGGGCGCTATTTGACGGCTTCTGCAAAGAAGTATTGGATCGCGGTCATCACAGTATGGTGGTATGGGTGGCCGAAAAGAATATTTCTTGCGGATTTTACGCTCATATGGGCGGTGAGCAGGTGGATAGGAAGATATTGAAAGTAATCATTACTGATGTCCCTGTCATCGCTTACCGCTATTCGTACGAGCTTTTGCAACAGCATGCCGCAAATGCACAACTCAGCCTTGATTGA
- a CDS encoding shikimate kinase, which produces MLLYIIGFSGAGKSTLARKLSVSWKIPAWDTDDLFCAKQGQSISDYVTKNGWLSFREKESEILRGTGEYDAGSLSSVYSYSGLIACGGGVVEMTENRDFLRSKSVLWLAPAWDVLLHRIHQSPADFCKDKSDAELWASYRYRLPLYRDCLRIKFPDKSTCG; this is translated from the coding sequence ATGCTGTTATACATAATCGGTTTCAGTGGTGCGGGGAAGAGCACTTTGGCACGGAAGCTGTCTGTGTCTTGGAAAATACCTGCCTGGGATACCGATGACCTGTTTTGTGCAAAGCAGGGACAGAGCATTAGCGATTATGTAACAAAAAATGGATGGCTTTCTTTTCGTGAGAAGGAAAGCGAGATATTGAGAGGGACCGGTGAGTATGATGCCGGATCCCTCTCTTCAGTTTATAGCTACAGTGGATTGATAGCTTGCGGGGGAGGAGTTGTGGAAATGACCGAGAATCGAGATTTTCTGAGGTCTAAAAGTGTATTGTGGCTTGCTCCTGCCTGGGATGTCCTTCTACATCGAATCCATCAATCTCCTGCAGACTTTTGTAAAGACAAGAGTGATGCGGAGTTATGGGCATCTTACCGGTACAGGTTGCCCTTATATCGGGATTGCCTTCGCATCAAATTCCCGGACAAATCCACTTGTGGATAA
- a CDS encoding AAA family ATPase, with protein sequence MHNSALIDKPVLILIGGAPGVGKTTLAASLNQVLPSSVWLDGDDLWRMDPFIVNDATKKMVLRHISYVLSSLLREDFQYVIFSWVMHEKSIRKQVLSSLDTDCYRLINICLTCSDRELLKRITASPAKRNTELALDRLATSIAEYPNNLDTTSMSPQEVLEHAQNLIGTIAL encoded by the coding sequence ATGCACAACTCAGCCTTGATTGATAAGCCTGTTTTGATCCTGATAGGCGGAGCACCGGGTGTGGGAAAAACCACCCTGGCGGCTTCACTGAACCAGGTTCTGCCCAGCAGCGTTTGGCTGGATGGAGACGATCTCTGGCGCATGGATCCCTTCATTGTGAATGATGCTACAAAAAAAATGGTACTACGGCACATCAGCTATGTACTGTCGTCTTTGCTTAGAGAGGATTTTCAGTATGTGATCTTCTCGTGGGTGATGCATGAAAAGAGCATTCGGAAGCAGGTGCTATCTTCACTGGATACAGATTGTTATCGCCTGATAAATATATGCCTTACCTGCAGCGACAGGGAACTGCTGAAACGCATTACTGCATCACCTGCAAAACGAAATACTGAGCTTGCTCTTGACCGGCTTGCGACATCTATTGCAGAGTATCCCAACAACCTGGATACCACGTCGATGAGCCCACAAGAAGTTTTGGAACATGCCCAAAACCTGATTGGCACAATAGCTTTGTAA